The stretch of DNA CCACGAACAGCACGGAGGGGGCGGGCAATCCCAGCGCGTCCAGCGCGAACTCGAACGCTCCCGGCTCCGGCTTGTGCACCCCCACCGTGCAGGTGGCGATCGCCACGTCCACCAGGTCCGAGAGGCCCAGCGCCTCCAGCGTGCGCCCGATGCTGGGCAGGGTGTTGCTCAGCACGCCGACCTTCAGGCCCCGCGCCCGCAGCGTCTCCAGCACGGCGCGGGCGTCCTCCACCGGCTTCATGAACCGCTCGTAGGGGTAGGCGGCCATCAGTTCCCGCGCCTGCCCGTCCGTCAGGCCCAGCGCCCGGCCCAGGTCCGCGCGGTAGATGTCCCAGAAGGCGACCTCGTCCTCGTCCGAGCGCAGGTGCCACCACGCTTCTGCTTGCGCCGCCCACCCCTCGGCCATCCGCCGCCCCGCCTCCCGCGCGTCCAGCCCGAAGCGCGAGGCCGCCCACAGAGCCGCCTCGCGGTACACGCCAGGGTCGGTGCGGGCCAGGGTGTCGTCGCGGTCGAAAAGCACGGCCCGCAGCGGAACTGTGCCGGAAGGAGAGGTCGTCATGCGGGGCAGTGTAAGGACCGGAGCACCCCCCCATCCCCAATGACCTGACTTTTTCCACGTGGACGCAATCCCATTGCGTGGTGCCCGCGTCGCCGACCAGCCCGCGCAACCCCGTTGTTCAGCCTCCGGGTCAAATGCTACAGTCCGCCCCATGAGCGCCCGCCCCCACCTCCTGCTCACCCCCGGCCCCACGCCCCTGCACCCCGCCGCGCGGGAGGCGCTGGGGCACGAAGCGCTGGGGCATATGGACCCGGAGGTCTTCGCGCTCAACGGGGAGATTCAGGCGGACCTGCGGACCCTCTACGGCGCCCCGGACGGCACCTTCACCGCCCTGCTCGCGGGCACGGGCAGCCTGGGGATGGAGGCGGGCTTTGCCAACCTCGCCGAACCCGG from Deinococcus sp. HSC-46F16 encodes:
- a CDS encoding HAD family hydrolase, which encodes MTTSPSGTVPLRAVLFDRDDTLARTDPGVYREAALWAASRFGLDAREAGRRMAEGWAAQAEAWWHLRSDEDEVAFWDIYRADLGRALGLTDGQARELMAAYPYERFMKPVEDARAVLETLRARGLKVGVLSNTLPSIGRTLEALGLSDLVDVAIATCTVGVHKPEPGAFEFALDALGLPAPSVLFVDDRPENVEAARALGLRAALIDLNGQVPGALHRLSDVLPLVEASVKG